One window of the Athene noctua chromosome 5, bAthNoc1.hap1.1, whole genome shotgun sequence genome contains the following:
- the IER5 gene encoding immediate early response gene 5 protein, with amino-acid sequence MEFKLEAHRIVSISLGKIYSARGQRGGLKLHKNLLVSLVLRSARQVYLSEPGCPPEPPPAACGPPEEEPPPCAATWAAGDPPPPQAEAARGGPRLPGADCEGPRPRRCSCGCSCCCCAAAGGEANRPDCAPAVAGTATPPPPHGPRKRSAGERGQAGSPVKKPRREVEEPPPASPGEQEDMETGNVASLISIFGSSFSGLLTKEPKGRRPPPLENDGLAAATPAEAAAEPGQICCDEPVLRTLNPWSTAIVAF; translated from the coding sequence ATGGAGTTCAAGCTGGAGGCGCACCGCATCGTCAGCATCTCGCTGGGCAAGATCTACAGCGCTCGGGGCCAGCGCGGCGGCCTCAAGCTCCACAAGAACCTCCTGGTGTCGCTGGTGCTGCGCAGCGCCCGGCAGGTCTACCTGAGCGAGCCGGGCTGCCCGCCcgagccgccccccgccgcctgcGGGCCCCccgaggaggagccgccgcctTGCGCCGCCACCTGGGCGGCCGGCGACCCGCCGCCCCCGCAGGCCGAGGCGGCAAGGGGCGGCCCGCGGCTGCCCGGCGCGGACTGCGAGGGTCCCCGGCCGCGGCGCTGTTCCTgcggctgcagctgctgctgttgcgcggcggcgggcggggaggcgaACCGCCCGGACTGCGCCCCCGCCGTCGCGGGGACCGCGACGCCCCCGCCGCCCCACGGCCCTCGGAAGCGGAGCGCCGGTGAGCGGGGCCAGGCGGGTTCCCCGGTGAAGAAGCCCCGCCGCGAGGTGGAGGAGCCGCCGCCCGCGTCGCCGGGCGAGCAGGAGGACATGGAGACCGGCAACGTGGCCAGCCTCATCAGCATCTTCGGCTCCAGCTTCTCGGGACTGCTCACCAAGGAGCCCAAGGGCCGGCGACCGCCGCCCCTTGAGAACGACGGGCTGGCGGCGGCGACGCCCGCCGAGGCGGCGGCCGAGCCGGGACAGATCTGTTGCGACGAGCCGGTGCTGCGGACCCTCAACCCCTGGAGCACGGCCATCGTGGCCTTCTGA